The proteins below come from a single Bactrocera tryoni isolate S06 unplaced genomic scaffold, CSIRO_BtryS06_freeze2 scaffold_25, whole genome shotgun sequence genomic window:
- the LOC120780765 gene encoding uncharacterized protein LOC120780765, which translates to MTQRLTGGGPSSKPMTDFEEMALSTFGSAAVDGMQNVQSLGSTPIEKTDECAISSPTGSPHQLCSQVDASPNPEHHTASPSSPSTYPSLENQDASTSVLSRSARNKLISTLIADIPKRNAAEEERRREHWEMMQAIQGLTSSITELIKSFTSNKK; encoded by the exons ATGACTCAAAGGCTCACAGGTGGAGGTCCAAGTTCCAAGCCGATGACGGATTTCGAAGAAATGGCTTTGTCGACATTTGGCTCGGCCGCTGTAGATGGGATGCAAAATGTGCAAAGCCTAGGTTCAACGCCAATTGAGAAAACAGATGAATGCGCAATTTCATCACCCACGGGTAGTCCTCACCAATTATGCAGTCAGGTagatgcaagcccaaatcccGAACACCATACAGCAAGTCCATCGTCACCATCTACGTATCCTAGCTTGGAAAACCAG gaTGCTTCAACTTCGGTGCTATCACGAAGTGCACGAAACAAGCTTATCAGCACTTTGATAGCTGATATTCCAAAAAGGAATGCTGCTGAGGAAGAGAGGCGACGGGAGCATTGGGAAATGATGCAGGCCATTCAAGGCCTAACTAGTTCTATAACAGAACTTATAAAATCGTTTactagtaataaaaaataa